One window of the Thunnus albacares chromosome 3, fThuAlb1.1, whole genome shotgun sequence genome contains the following:
- the g3bp2a gene encoding ras GTPase-activating protein-binding protein 2 isoform X2, producing the protein MVMEKPSPLLVGREFVRQYYTLLNKAPDFLHRFYGRNSSYVHGGLDPSGKLAEAVYGQAEIHKKVMSLQFSECHTKIRHVDAHATLSDGVVVQVLGELSNNGQPMRKFMQTFVLAPEGSVANKFYVHNDIFRYEDEVFGDSEAELDEESEEEVEEEQEDRQQSPEPLQESPNSTTYYEPHPVTNGVEEPMEEPAPEPEPEPEPEPKVEEIKPEVDEKVLEEMEEKAPSPVPVESPPNTQEPPKTFSWASVTSKNLPPSGSVTSSGICPHVVKAPSSQPRVEAKPEAQTAPLRPRDQRTRDRPAFTPRGPRPDGVASSESQTGKPHLSFVNKGGRGDAESGDMDSRRIVRYPDSHQLFVGNLPHDIDESELKDFFMTYGNVVELRINTKGVGGKLPNFGFVVFDDSDPVQRILGAKPIMFRGEVRLNVEEKKTRAVRERETRGGGDERRDMRRNDRGPGGSRGIVGSGMMRERDGRGPPPRGSMAPKPGMGSGRGSGGQGEGRFTTQRR; encoded by the exons ATGGTGATGGAGAAGCCAAGTCCCCTGCTTGTAGGGCGGGAGTTTGTGAGGCAGTATTACACACTCTTAAACAAGGCACCAGATTTCCTGCACAG GTTTTATGGGAGAAATTCATCCTATGTTCATGGGGGACTTGACCCAAGTGGAAAGCTGGCGGAAGCAGTGTACGGGCAAGCG GAAATCCACAAGAAGGTCATGTCTCTGCAGTTTAGTGAATGCCACACAAAGATCAGGCATGTGGATGCCCATGCCACACTAAGTGATGGAGTGGTGGTGCAAGTCCTCGGAGAATTGTCCAACAATGGTCAGCCCATGAGGAAGTTTATGCAAACGTTTGTGCTTGCTCCAGAG GGTTCAGTGGCAAACAAGTTCTACGTCCACAATGACATCTTCCGTTACGAGGACGAGGTTTTTGGAGACTCTGAAGCTGAGCTTGATGAAG AGTCAGAAGAGGAAGTTGAAGAGGAGCAAGAAGACAGGCAGCAGTCCCCCGAGCCGCTTCAAGAAAGCCCTAACAGCACCACCTACTATGAACCTCATCCCGTCAC TAATGGAGTAGAGGAGCCAATGGAGGAGCCAGCTCCAGAACCCGAGCCGGAGCCTGAACCAGAGCCCAAAGTTGAGGAGATAAAGCCTGAAGTAGATGAGAAGGTTCtggaagagatggaggagaaagcCCCTTCACCCGTCCCTGTGGAGTCCCCACCAAATACCCAGGAGCCTCCCAAG ACTTTCTCCTGGGCCTCAGTGACCAGTAAAAACCTGCCTCCTTCTGGTTCAGTCACCTCCTCTGGAATCTGTCCCCATGTTGTTAAAGCTCCAAGCTCACAG CCCAGAGTTGAAGCAAAGCCGGAGGCACAGACAGCACCCCTCCGACCCCGAGACCAGCGCACGCGGGACAGACCAGCCTTCACTCCACGGGGTCCCCGGCCTG ATGGTGTTGCATCTTCGGAGTCACAAACGGGAAAACCACACTTAAGTTTTGTTAACAAAG GTGGCAGGGGAGACGCTGAATCTGGTGACATGGACAGCAGGCGGATCGTCCGATACCCAGACAGCCATCAGCTTTTTGTCGGCAACCTCCCACATGACATCGATGAGAGCGAGCTCAAAGACTTCTTCATGA CATATGGAAATGTTGTTGAGCTGCGGATCAACACCAAGGGTGTCGGTGGGAAGCTTCCCAACTTTGGATTTGTGGTCTTTGATGACTCTGATCCTGTGCAGAGAATCCTGGGGGCCAAG CCCATCATGTTCCGAGGTGAAGTGCGTCTGAatgtggaggagaagaagacgAGGGCGGTGCGTGAACGAGAGACCCGCGGTGGAGGAGACGAACGTCGGGACATGAGGCGCAACGACCGGGGTCCTGGAGGTTCTCGAGGCATCGTGGGAAGCGGAATGATGCGTGAGCGTGACGGGAGGGGACCACCACCCCGAGGCAGCATGGCCCCCAAGCCCGGCATGGGCTCTGGAAGGGGCTCCGGTGGCCAGGGAGAAGGTCGCTTCACAACCCAGCGCCGCTGA
- the g3bp2a gene encoding ras GTPase-activating protein-binding protein 2 isoform X1: MVMEKPSPLLVGREFVRQYYTLLNKAPDFLHRFYGRNSSYVHGGLDPSGKLAEAVYGQAEIHKKVMSLQFSECHTKIRHVDAHATLSDGVVVQVLGELSNNGQPMRKFMQTFVLAPEGSVANKFYVHNDIFRYEDEVFGDSEAELDEESEEEVEEEQEDRQQSPEPLQESPNSTTYYEPHPVTNGVEEPMEEPAPEPEPEPEPEPKVEEIKPEVDEKVLEEMEEKAPSPVPVESPPNTQEPPKTFSWASVTSKNLPPSGSVTSSGICPHVVKAPSSQPRVEAKPEAQTAPLRPRDQRTRDRPAFTPRGPRPDGVASSESQTGKPHLSFVNKGGRGDAESGDMDSRRIVRYPDSHQLFVGNLPHDIDESELKDFFMTYGNVVELRINTKGVGGKLPNFGFVVFDDSDPVQRILGAKVEGPIMFRGEVRLNVEEKKTRAVRERETRGGGDERRDMRRNDRGPGGSRGIVGSGMMRERDGRGPPPRGSMAPKPGMGSGRGSGGQGEGRFTTQRR, translated from the exons ATGGTGATGGAGAAGCCAAGTCCCCTGCTTGTAGGGCGGGAGTTTGTGAGGCAGTATTACACACTCTTAAACAAGGCACCAGATTTCCTGCACAG GTTTTATGGGAGAAATTCATCCTATGTTCATGGGGGACTTGACCCAAGTGGAAAGCTGGCGGAAGCAGTGTACGGGCAAGCG GAAATCCACAAGAAGGTCATGTCTCTGCAGTTTAGTGAATGCCACACAAAGATCAGGCATGTGGATGCCCATGCCACACTAAGTGATGGAGTGGTGGTGCAAGTCCTCGGAGAATTGTCCAACAATGGTCAGCCCATGAGGAAGTTTATGCAAACGTTTGTGCTTGCTCCAGAG GGTTCAGTGGCAAACAAGTTCTACGTCCACAATGACATCTTCCGTTACGAGGACGAGGTTTTTGGAGACTCTGAAGCTGAGCTTGATGAAG AGTCAGAAGAGGAAGTTGAAGAGGAGCAAGAAGACAGGCAGCAGTCCCCCGAGCCGCTTCAAGAAAGCCCTAACAGCACCACCTACTATGAACCTCATCCCGTCAC TAATGGAGTAGAGGAGCCAATGGAGGAGCCAGCTCCAGAACCCGAGCCGGAGCCTGAACCAGAGCCCAAAGTTGAGGAGATAAAGCCTGAAGTAGATGAGAAGGTTCtggaagagatggaggagaaagcCCCTTCACCCGTCCCTGTGGAGTCCCCACCAAATACCCAGGAGCCTCCCAAG ACTTTCTCCTGGGCCTCAGTGACCAGTAAAAACCTGCCTCCTTCTGGTTCAGTCACCTCCTCTGGAATCTGTCCCCATGTTGTTAAAGCTCCAAGCTCACAG CCCAGAGTTGAAGCAAAGCCGGAGGCACAGACAGCACCCCTCCGACCCCGAGACCAGCGCACGCGGGACAGACCAGCCTTCACTCCACGGGGTCCCCGGCCTG ATGGTGTTGCATCTTCGGAGTCACAAACGGGAAAACCACACTTAAGTTTTGTTAACAAAG GTGGCAGGGGAGACGCTGAATCTGGTGACATGGACAGCAGGCGGATCGTCCGATACCCAGACAGCCATCAGCTTTTTGTCGGCAACCTCCCACATGACATCGATGAGAGCGAGCTCAAAGACTTCTTCATGA CATATGGAAATGTTGTTGAGCTGCGGATCAACACCAAGGGTGTCGGTGGGAAGCTTCCCAACTTTGGATTTGTGGTCTTTGATGACTCTGATCCTGTGCAGAGAATCCTGGGGGCCAAGGTAGAAGGG CCCATCATGTTCCGAGGTGAAGTGCGTCTGAatgtggaggagaagaagacgAGGGCGGTGCGTGAACGAGAGACCCGCGGTGGAGGAGACGAACGTCGGGACATGAGGCGCAACGACCGGGGTCCTGGAGGTTCTCGAGGCATCGTGGGAAGCGGAATGATGCGTGAGCGTGACGGGAGGGGACCACCACCCCGAGGCAGCATGGCCCCCAAGCCCGGCATGGGCTCTGGAAGGGGCTCCGGTGGCCAGGGAGAAGGTCGCTTCACAACCCAGCGCCGCTGA